A single window of Bombus pascuorum chromosome 1, iyBomPasc1.1, whole genome shotgun sequence DNA harbors:
- the LOC132906638 gene encoding mitogen-activated protein kinase-binding protein 1 isoform X7 produces the protein MMEPPVTSKVLRAPNLKRGQENVRIQDRIKLERVLGVTVSSNAALDCDATSELVAYPAGCTVVLFNPRKNTQAHVLNACRKTVTSLALAGDGRFLATGECGHMPNVRVWDISDPYNAVQFAEFSGHKYGINCVAFSPSNKYVVSVGSQHDMIVNVWDWRNNVKVASNKVSSKVKAVCFAENGNYFVTVGNRHVKFWYLEYSRSAKYKEPVPLMGRSAILGEQRNNDFVDVACGRGDMADSTYAITKTGLLCEFNNRRLLDKWVELRTSSANCMAVGDKYIFIGCAEGIVRCFSPSTLQFITTLPRTHYLGVDVAQGLSISHMSQHPTNARYPDAIALAFDERNNKLTCVYNDHSIYVWDVRDIRRVGKSHSFLYHSACIWGVEMYPTGSDSMTSMPAGSFITCSSDDTIRVWNLEKDISPDDTLYKRNIYSNELLKVLYIDPELTYLKDLDLAAAGSSEKSDASYDGRNGVRSIRVSPDGKHLASGDRSGNIRIHDLSSLEELCLIEAHDAEVLCLEYSKFSRYSAEPPRLLASASRDRLIHVFSVDQGYNFLQTLDDHSSSITAVRFFNQSNQSNQIQMVSCGADKSIIFRQLQSTPGGMPQFARGHNAQGKTTLYDMEVDSGQKHVLTACQDRNIRVYNVATGKHSKTFKGSVGEDGSLIKVVLDASGIYVATSCTDKTLCVYDYYSGECMATMLGHSELVTGLRFSPDCRNLVSASGDGCIFVWRVPRDMVVTMQARLAQQAMRAGKRPSQVNGTGIDIQLDNETFGSPPPEFLDPNANPASQNVGVDYRFSVGQLPLWAKKQINTTNADESAVLGSNVRPLGVDLPKGRWAQRVQQGDGITVKSVYDSDEVIPFPPPRGAIDSDGGGGGGGSKDSSIDSGTETKCSSDYRRETIVIKREEDETVFQPCPDSYRELADETKQVIGGNVTVTRGSNITELTRQSRSRHHTDDSSLGSFKFEDHESTEHDGDVEDYSEGENGTTGSEKSHHRLMYYPAPEDTVSNQFTVNAMDVEELRRSQRRQKKPRNGESGRTSELTASGSQDDSDSEGGASTPSAERNPLSMLSEASSEGFDQLAKQSHREKFLKNAFESLSGAEEPTNRSVKTTSISSQFHGRLSGNGDNGGNNKIRNAAVVNATKQARGDSDVVKKREELQRRIEETRRKLQSVGYKSSLKTSQSISDLSSHIPEKHHRSNRLSTGNKSGQQSQYSKPINPCKPIPNPKPPLKPQQLVNKISVVGNAPLKLDIPNDNCLSKSPTTSCVNDKTKPSLSRPLTLTLKKTEKYKLSLNKPNQSLPESPVCEELKLLKEQCKKNVSRFARFAQKRRSCSYFIGLDDNEEDMENIAKSFESLPAMNERNIENLNDPMDDGDEGNGNFSDDSLEGDFKNPPRRCVSDYQINMHIDHQQGTQRNYSTYQTFSKRILTGSQESILSDASVESFSKGSAEILDYSHYDNDRHSSASFFLSRRKMQAGRSHESILTDESDYQMFPLHENMDHRSTESVLTDDSDSLVKSAPLEMLFDSHYKRKRQNSETYSGNPNNAVIPSSNTENSANDPTSCRAVFRSKSLQDTRISQARNENSYSEDNAQPATCIYYEFNFNDQNDTNVEMRIGTKSDTMSRSNSLKVAKEPQSMLILNDFVAHKPPKPKRNSARTQSMRNRARPAWNKYVDSASQSSCVKPADSDNYPNKSHGEDRAVRNGGEGNSDANESLRGSKRIEQLLQPSNYSLQPSDDKDSKTKFYSLQTRRPDKGIAYDAGGPMDNFAFDPNDSSCQTKSYRARDVDEDQIDSSHAERNRHRCFENQIPTKDTQETYDSLEPPTVVSCDLQATGMQNASNLLTTNERIDNLDASVDLRITRAIEGTVKLLSKEFENLVRREQYLMKEKCLRMSHCQETSENFAKLEAERDGRFCSLRRDIRFHSGGEDSDCADTSAMDKSMMESGSSTSASSCTNSPKRMWPPASRCQSHTKWTKTLPTINQVILPSKHLYAVSGKVGNKNANASARSGLGSANSGNQSRHSSTKNHSSHMTRSSSVGVLNQSDSESDVGAGNNRGWNNQTGNNRISGLMRPTISSQNKINHQAKSNSSSNSNLPSVLRRRGMQGAYSSVNLSQVGNQEDSSSEDTSSNGNGGKPALPPRPRSISIDHSTTSLSLPGTTVRRSGSTTIITNGRNGNNTMGQSASRMSTTNRNQLDPSPQELPVKDTDRAIDVASAELGTDKTLVSTQLCNTIADELTRTADNVVQLYKRLTIDNEDDPSRASIDRDTMLRGLESSVNETMRTLRLVVSGGEGHEGSANAENVTMNEATAKFQELLAGQDQGKVVNMMQQYSELLLNMMQQRMGGTQSSHT, from the exons ATCAAGCTAGAACGCGTACTCGGAGTAACCGTATCGAGCAATGCAGCCCTGGATTGCGACGCGACCAGCGAGTTGGTCGCTTATCCTGCCGG CTGTACCGTCGTTTTGTTCAACCCACGAAAGAATACGCAGGCCCACGTGTTGAACGCTTGTCGCAAAACGGTAACTTCTTTGGCCCTCGCCGGCGATGGAAGGTTCCTGGCCACCGGAGAGTGCGGCCACATGCCGAACGTTCGAGTTTGGGACATCTCCGATCCGTACAATGCTGTGCAGTTCGCCGAATTTTCCGGACACAAGTACGGCATCAACTGCGTG GCATTCTCACCGAGCAACAAGTACGTGGTATCCGTGGGCTCTCAACACGATATGATCGTCAACGTCTGGGACTGGAGGAACAATGTTAAAGTGGCGTCGAACAAAGTCTCGAGCAAAGTGAAGGCCGTCTGCTTCGCGGAAAACGGCAATTACTTCGTTACCGTCGGCAACAGACACGTCAAGTTTTGGTATCTCGAATACTCGCGCAGTGCCAAG TATAAGGAACCTGTGCCTTTGATGGGTCGGTCTGCCATATTAGGAGAACAGAGAAACAACGATTTCGTGGACGTAGCCTGCGGCCGAGGGGATATGGCGGATTCGACGTACGCCATCACCAAAACGGGGCTTCTATGCGAATTTAATAACAGGAGGCTGTTGGACAAATGGGTGGAGCTTCGT ACGAGCAGTGCCAATTGCATGGCCGTTGGAGACAAATACATCTTCATCGGCTGCGCGGAGGGAATCGTGAGGTGCTTCAGTCCTAGCACGCTTCAATTCATCACCACGTTACCGAGAACGCATTACCTAGGCGTGGACGTAGCTCAGGGATTGTCCATTAG TCACATGTCTCAGCATCCGACGAACGCGAGGTATCCGGACGCGATCGCGCTGGCGTTCGACGAACGGAACAACAAGTTGACCTGCGTCTACAACGACCACAGCATCTACGTGTGGGACGTACGGGACATCAGGCGGGTCGGCAAGTCCCATTCGTTTCTCTACCACTCGGCGTGTATCTGGGGCGTCGAGATGTATCCCACAGGATCGGATTCCATGACCAGTATGCCTGCTGGCAGTTTCATCACCTGCTCCAGCGACGACACCATCCGCGTGTGGAACCTCGAAAAGGACATCTCCCCGGACGACACGCTCTACAAGCGAAACATCTATAGCAACGAGTTGCTCAAAGTCCTCTACATAGATCCGGAGCTGACTTACTTGAAAGATCTGGATCTGGCCGCTGCCGGGTCGAGCGAAAAGAGCGACGCATCGTACGACGGACGAAACGGAGTCAGATCGATCCGAGTGAGCCCGGACGGGAAACATTTGGCGTCCGGTGATCGATCTGGCAATATTCGAATTCACGATCTCTCCTCGTTGGAGGAACTGTGCTTGATCGAGGCGCACGACGCCGAAGTACTCTGCCTGGAGTATTCTAAATTCTCGCGATACTCGGCGGAGCCTCCGAGGCTGCTCGCCAGTGCCTCCAGGGATAGGCTGATCCACGTGTTCAGCGTCGATCAAGGCTACAACTTTTTGCAAACGCTCGACGATCATAGTTCTTCCATCACTGCCGTTAGATTCTTCAATCAGAGTAATCAGAGCAATCAGATACAAATGGTCTCCTGTGGTGCCGACAAGAGTATTATCTTTAGGCAGCTGCAATCG ACACCGGGAGGTATGCCGCAATTCGCCAGGGGTCACAACGCCCAGGGCAAGACCACTCTGTACGATATGGAGGTGGATTCTGGACAGAAACACGTCTTGACCGCCTGCCAGGACAGAAACATAAGGGTTTACAACGTAGCCACGGGTAAACACAGTAAAACGTTCAAGGGGTCTGTCGGCGAAGACGGATCGCTCATCAAAGTCGTTCTAG ACGCATCGGGAATCTACGTAGCTACCTCGTGTACGGATAAGACGTTGTGCGTGTACGATTACTACAGCGGCGAATGCATGGCCACTATGCTCGGTCACTCGGAGTTGGTGACAGGGCTGCGCTTCAGTCCCGACTGTCGCAACCTCGTGTCCGCTAGCGGAGACGGTTGTATATTCGTGTGGCGAGTTCCACGCGACATGGTCGTCACCATGCAGGCGCGTCTCGCTCAGCAAGCGATGCGAGCTGGAAA GAGGCCGTCACAGGTGAACGGCACTGGGATCGACATACAGTTGGACAACGAAACTTTCGGCTCGCCACCGCCGGAATTCCTCGATCCGAACGCGAACCCAGCGTCGCAGAACGTAGGCGTGGATTACAGATTCAGCGTGGGCCAGCTACCCCTCTGGGCGAAGAAGCAGATAAACACGACGAACGCGGACGAAAGTGCTGTCCTCGGTTCGAACGTGAGACCCCTCGGTGTGGACCTACCGAAGGGCAGATGGGCGCAAAGGGTTCAGCAAGGGGACGGTATAACGGTCAAGTCCGTGTACGACAGCGACGAAGTTATACCGTTTCCTCCGCCTCGTGGCGCTATCGATTCCgatggcggtggcggtggcggtggttCGAAGGATAGTTCGATCGACAGCGGAACCGAGACCAAGTGCAGCAGCGATTATCGCAGGGAAACGATCGTCATCAAAAGG GAAGAGGACGAAACTGTGTTTCAACCTTGTCCAGATAGTTACAGAGAATTAGCAGATGAAACGAAACAG GTGATCGGTGGTAACGTGACAGTAACTAGAGGTAGCAATATCACGGAATTGACACGACAATCAAGGAGTCGTCATCATACCGACGATAGCAGTCTTGGCAGCTTTAAATTTGAG GATCACGAGAGTACCGAGCACGACGGAGACGTGGAAGATTATTCGGAAGGAGAGAATGGTACAACCGGTTCAGAGAAATCTCATCATAGATTGATGTATTATCCTGCACCGGAAGATACGGTGTCGAATCAATTCACCGTAAACGCGATGGACGTCGAAGAACTTCGAAG GTCTCAGAGGAGACAGAAGAAGCCTAGAAACGGAGAGAGCGGTCGAACGAGCGAATTAACCGCTTCTGGTAGTCAGGACGACTCGGACTCCGAGGGCGGCGCTTCGACGCCCAGTGCCGAGCGAAATCCTCTGTCTATGTTGTCGGAAGCTAGTTCAGAGGGATTCGACCAACTAGCCAAGCAGAGTCACCGTGAAAAGTTCCTTAAGAACGCTTTTGAATCTCTCAGCGGTGCCGAAGAGCCTACCAATAGAAGCGTTAAAACGACTAGCATCAGTTCCCAGTTTCACGGAAG ACTCAGCGGTAACGGCGATAACGGCGGCAACAACAAGATTCGCAACGCAGCGGTAGTGAACGCAACGAAGCAAGCGAGAGGTGACTCGGACGTGGTGAAGAAGCGCGAAGAGTTGCAAAGGAGAATAGAGGAAACCAGAAGAAAATTGCAAAGC GTTGGCTATAAATCGTCGTTAAAAACCAGTCAAAGCATATCCGACTTGAGCAGCCATATACCGGAGAAACATCATCGTTCGAATAGATTGAGCACAGGTAACAAATCTGGTCAGCAAAGCCAATACTCGAAACCGATCAATCCCTGTAAACCTATACCGAATCCAAAGCCCCCGTTAAAACCTCAACAACTCGTTAACAAAATATCGGTTGTGGGTAATGCGCCACTTAAGCTAGATATTCCGAACGATAACTGCTTATCCAAAAGTCCGACTACGTCGTGCGTAAATGACAAGACAAAACCGTCTCTTAGTCGACCGTTAACGTTAACCTTAAAGAAAACTGAAAAGTATAAGCTATCGCTGAATAAACCGAATCAATCTTTGCCCGAGTCGCCCGTCTGCGAAGAGCTAAAGCTCTTGAAGGAACAGTGTAAAAAGAACGTTAGCCGATTCGCGAGATTCGCTCAGAAAAGGAGATCGTGTAGTTACTTTATCGGACTCGATGACAACGAGGAAGACATGGAAAATATAGCCAAGTCCTTCGAAAGTTTGCCCGCGATGAACGAGCGCAACATAGAAAACTTGAACGACCCGATGGACGACGGGGACGAAGGGAACGGAAACTTCAGCGACGACTCCCTGGAAGGTGACTTTAAGAATCCACCTCGACGATGCGTCAGCGATTATCAGATAAACATGCATATCGATCATCAACAAGGCACTCAGAGAAACTATTCCACGTATCAGACTTTCTCGAAACGAATTCTAACCGGTTCTCAAGAAAGCATCCTTTCGGACGCCTCGGTCGAGTCTTTCTCGAAAGGAAGCGCCGAAATTTTGGATTATAGCCACTACGACAACGACAGGCATTCGAGCGCGAGCTTCTTCTTGTCCCGTCGAAAGATGCAAGCTGGTCGAAGTCACGAGAGCATTCTCACGGACGAATCCGATTATCAGATGTTCCCGTTGCACGAGAACATGGATCACCGAAGCACCGAGAGCGTGTTGACCGACGACTCGGACTCTTTAGTGAAATCCGCGCCGTTGGAGATGCTGTTCGATTCGCACTATAAACGAAAAAGGCAAAATTCGGAAACGTATAGCGGTAATCCCAACAACGCCGTGATACCATCGAGTAATACCGAAAATTCTGCTAACGATCCAACGTCTTGTCGGGCTGTATTCAGATCGAAATCGCTGCAAGACACGCGAATAAGTCAAGCTAGGAACGAGAATAGCTATTCGGAGGATAACGCGCAGCCGGCAACTTGCATCTACTACGAATTCAATTTCAACGATCAGAACGACACGAACGTGGAAATGAGAATCGGAACTAAATCGGACACGATGTCGCGAAGCAATAGCCTAAAAGTGGCAAAGGAGCCGCAATCGATGTTGATTCTGAACGATTTCGTGGCTCACAAACCACCGAAACCTAAACGCAACTCGGCTCGAACGCAGAGCATGCGGAACAGAGCACGCCCTGCCTGGAACAAGTACGTAGACTCTGCGTCTCAATCTTCCTGCGTCAAGCCCGCCGATTCCGACAACTACCCGAACAAGTCTCACGGGGAGGACCGAGCGGTCAGAAACGGTGGCGAAGGCAATTCCGATGCGAACGAATCTTTGCGCGGTTCCAAGAGGATCGAGCAGCTTTTGCAACCCTCCAACTATTCTTTGCAGCCAAGCGACGATAAAGATTCGAAGACCAAGTTTTACAGCCTGCAGACTCGTCGGCCCGACAAAGGTATCGCGTACGACGCGGGTGGACCGATGGACAACTTTGCCTTCGATCCAAACGATTCCTCTTGTCAAACGAAGAGCTATCGAGCCCGCGACGTGGACGAGGATCAAATAGATTCTTCCCACGCGGAGAGAAATCGACATCGTTGCTTCGAGAATCAGATACCAACGAAAGACACGCAGGAGACCTACGACTCTCTGGAGCCTCCCACAGTTGTCTCCTGCGACTTGCAAGCGACCGGCATGCAAAACGCTTCGAATCTATTGACGACGAACGAACGCATCGACAATTTGGACGCCAGCGTCGATCTCAGGATCACTCGAGCCATCGAAGGGACCGTTAAGTTGCTTTCCAAGGAATTCGAGAACTTGGTGAGAAGGGAACAATACCTTATGAAGGAGAAGTGTCTGCGAATGTCGCATTGTCAGGAAACGAGCGAAAATTTCGCCAAGCTGGAGGCGGAAAGAGACGGCAGATTTTGTTCGTTGAGGCGCGACATAAGATTCCATTCCGGTGGCGAGGATAGCGATTGCGCGGATACGTCTGCGATGGACAAGTCGATGATGGAAAGCGGTTCCTCCACGTCCGCTTCGAGCTGCACGAACTCGCCAAAGCGAATGTGGCCGCCAGCCTCGCGCTGCCAAAGTCACACGAAGTGGACTAAAACGTTGCCCACCATTAATCAAGTCATTCTACCATCCAAGCATCTGTACGCAG TTTCAGGAAAAGTAGGTAATAAGAACGCGAACGCTTCGGCGAGAAGTGGACTAGGAAGTGCAAATAGCGGGAATCAGTCGCGGCACAGTTCTACGAAGAACCATTCTTCTCACATGACAAGGAGCAGCAGCGTTGGCGTCCTAAATCAG AGCGACTCGGAATCGGACGTTGGAGCTGGAAACAACAGGGGTTGGAACAATCAGACAGGCAACAACAGAATCAGCGGGTTAATGAGGCCGACGATCAGTTCGCAAAACAAAATCAATCATCAGGCAAAGTCGAACTCCTCTTCTAACAGCAATTTGCCTTCCGTTCTCAGAAGAAGAGGAATGCAGGGAGCATATTCAAGTG TAAATCTAAGTCAAGTGGGTAATCAGGAAGATTCAAGTTCGGAAGATACCTCCTCTAATGGAAACGGTGGAAAACCGGCGCTTCCACCGAGACCTCGAAGTATCAGTATCGACCACTCCACGACGAG CTTAAGTCTACCCGGTACAACGGTAAGAAGGTCGGGATCGACGACGATTATAACTAACGGTCGTAACGGAAATAACACGATGGGACAGAGTGCAAGTCGAATGTCGACAACGAATCGCAATCAATTAGATCCTAGCCCACAGGAACTTCCAGTCAAAGATACCGATCGTGCCATCGATGTAGCCAGTGCCGAAT TAGGCACGGATAAAACATTAG TGTCAACGCAACTGTGCAATACGATCGCAGACGAATTAACACGAACAGCGGACAATGTCGTGCAACTGTACAAACGTTTAACGATAGATAACGAGGATGATCCGTCTCGAGCGAGCATCGACAGGGACACGATGTTGCGCGGCCTCGAATCGTCCGTAAACGAGACGATGCGCACGTTGCGACTGGTGGTTTCAGGTGGCGAGGGCCACGAAGGTTCCGCCAATGCCGAAAACGTTACGATGAACGAAGCCACCGCGAAATTTCAAGAACTGCTTGCTGGCCAAGATCAAGGAAAAGTGGTTAACATGATGCAGCAATACTCCGAGTTGCTACTAAACATGATGCAACAGAGAATGGGAGGGACGCAATCGAGCCATACGTAA